One part of the Epinephelus fuscoguttatus linkage group LG12, E.fuscoguttatus.final_Chr_v1 genome encodes these proteins:
- the LOC125897763 gene encoding NACHT, LRR and PYD domains-containing protein 12-like isoform X8, producing MESPNSPVPSCLSMKSDQSLPEPLNFKDETCSVDKSSPNSPVPSCLFMKSDQSLPEPLNFKDETCSVDKSFFRVDQETSEVPAGHSARQTDLDSIFMLLEENIVSFVKNELKTFLRVLTLDSTECLDRQSEDEEVLGGEDEEQKRSSREAFLKITLNFLKIMKQEELADCLQSKTPAFCQCKLKSNLLRKFQFMFEGIAKTGNPTLLNQIYTELYITEGGTAEVNDEHEVRQIETASRKADRPETTIRQEDIFKASPGDKPIRTVMTKGVAGIGKTVLTQKFTLDWAEDKANQDIQLTFPLTFRELNVLKEKKYSLVELVHHFFTETKEAGICRFEEFQVVFIFDGLDECRLPLDFCNNEILTDVTESTSVDVLLTNLIRGNCFLCSPLDNHRPAAANQIPPECVDMVTEVRGFTDPQKEEYFRKRFRDEEQASRIISHIKTSRSLHIMCHIPVFCWITATVLEDVMKTREEGELPKTLTDMYIHFLVVQTKVKNIKYDGGAETDHHWSPESRKMIESLGKLAFDQLQKGNLIFYESDLTECGIDIRAASVYSGVFTQIFKEERGLYQDKVFCFIHLSVQEFLAALHVHLTFISSGVDLLMEEQSTCQSSTPAADKSAVKRFYQSAVDKALESPNGHLDLFLRFFVGLSLQTNQDLLRGLLTQTGCCSPTNQQTAHYIKKKIRENPCAEKNINLFHCLNELKDHSLEDEIQQSLSSGRLSTDKLSPAQWSALVFILLSSEEDLDVFDLKKYSPSEEALLRLLPVVKASNKALLSVCKLSEKSCEALSSALSCQSSRLRELDLGDNDLQDSGVKTLSAGLKSPHCRLETLRLYQSSLTEDCCQVLAAVLSSESSTLTELDLSNNNLQDSGLMQLCAGLESLHCKLKTLRLSICNLSERSCEALASVLGSQSSSLRELDLNGNYLQDSGVKLLLVGLESPHCRLETLRLNQTSLTDESCPEFSAALSSNSSTLTELDLSNNDLQDSGVALLSSGLESPNCTLETLSLSGCLITEEGCASLASALSSNPSHLRELDLSYNHPGDSGVKLLSAGLEDPHWRLDTLRLDHGGLQRLKPGLRKYTCDLTLDPNTAHRKLQLSKDLRKVTVVAHEHKCADRPERFNCWFQLLCKNGLTGRCYWEVERRGAVYVGVAYSGIRRRGQGVDCKLGGSSKSWSVYCSDENYFVWHDDRRAAVCTNPSSVSHRVGVYVDCLAGTLSFYRVSSDTLIHLHTFYCTVTEPLYPGFRFGFGFFGSSVSLLQLEDKKSSPEDTNTHRGPK from the exons atggagAG TCCAAACAGTCCTGTCCCCAGCTGTTTGTCCATGAAGAGTGACCAGTCTTTACCTGAGCCTCTTAATTTCAAAGATGAAACCTGCTCTGTTGATAAAAG CAGTCCAAACAGTCCTGTCCCCAGCTGTTTGTTTATGAAGAGTGACCAGTCTTTACCTGAGCCTCTTAATTTCAAAGATGAAACCTGCTCTGTTGATAAAA gttttttcagagtTGATCAGGAGACATCAGAGGTTCCTGCTGGTCACTCTGCTCGTCAAACAGACCTGGACTCCATATTTATG CTGCTTGAGGAGAACATTGTCAGTTTTGTGAAGAACGAGCTGAAGACGTTTCTGAGGGTCCTGACATTAGATAGCACAGAGTGCTTGGACAGGCAgagtgaggatgaggaggtgtTGGGTGGTGAGGATGAAGAGCagaagaggagcagcagagaggcgtTTCTGAAGATCACACTGAACTTCCTGAAGATAAtgaagcaggaggagctggctgactGTCTGCAGAGCA AAACTCCTGCATTTTGCCAGTGCAAACTCAAATCTAATCTTCTGAGAAAGTTCCAGTTCATGTTTGAGGGGATCGCTAAAACAGGAAACCCAACCCTTCTGAATCAGATCTACACAgagctctacatcacagagggagGGACTGCAGAGGTCAATGATGAACATGAGGTCAGACAGATTGAAACAGCATCCAGGAAAGCAGACAGACCAGAAACAACCATCAGACAAGAAGACATCTTTAAAGCCTCACCTGGAGACAAACCAATCAGAACAGTGATGACAAAGGGAGTGGCTGGCATTGGGAAAACAGTCTTAACACAGaagttcactctggactggGCTGAAGACAAAGCCAACCAGGACATACAGTTGACATTTCCATTGACTTTCAGAGAGCTGAAtgtgctgaaagagaaaaagtacAGCTTGGTGGAACTTGTTCATCACTTCTTTACTGAAACCAAAGAAGCAGGAATCTGCAGGTTTGAAGAGTTCCAGGTTGTGTTCATCTTTGACGGTCTGGATGAGTGTCGACTTCCTCTGGACTTCTGCAACAATGAGATCCTGACTGATGTTACAGAGTCCACCTCAGTGGATGTGCTGCTGACAAACCTCATCAGGGGGAACTGCTTCCTCTGCTCGCCTCTGGATAACCAccgacctgcagcagccaatcagatccctcctgagtgtgttgacatggtgacagaggtcagagggttCACTGACCCACAGAAGGAGGAGTACTTCAGGAAGAGAttcagagatgaggagcaggcCAGCAGAATCATCTCCCACATCAAGACATCACGAAGCCTCCACATCATGTGCCAcatcccagtcttctgctggatcactgctacagttctggaggatgtgatgaagaccagagaggaaggagagctgcccaagaccctgactgaCATGTACATCCACTTCCTGGTGGTTCAGACCAAAGTGAAGAACATCAAgtatgatggaggagctgagacaGATCATCACTGGAGTCCAGAGAGCAGGAAGATGATTGAGTCTCTGGGAAAACTGGCTTTTGATCAGCTGCAGAAAGGCAACCTGATCTTCTATGAATCAGACCTGACAGAGTGTGGCATCGATATCAGAGCAGCCTCAGTGTACTCAGgagtgttcacacagatctttaaagaggagagaggactgtaccagGACAAGGTGTTCTGCTTCATCCATCTGAGTgttcaggagtttctggctgCTCTTCATGTCCATCTGACCTTCATCAGCTCTGGTGTTGATCTCCTGATGGAGGAGCAGTCAACCTGCCAGAGTTCCACACCAGCAGCAGACAAATCTGCAGTGAAACGCTTCTACCAGAGTGCTGTGGACAAGGCCTTAGAGAGTCCAAACGGACACCTTGACTTGTTCCTCCGCTTCTTTGTAGGTCTTTCCCTGCAGACCAATCAGGATCTTCTACGAGGCCTGCTCACTCAGACAGGATGTTGCTCACCCACCAATCAGCAAACAGCCCACTACATCAAGAAGAAAATCAGAGAGAATCCCTGTgcggaaaaaaacatcaatctgTTTCACTGTCTGAACGAGCTGAAGGACCATTCTCTAGAAGACGAGATCCAACAGTCCCTGAGTTCAGGACGTCTCTCCACAGATAAACTGTCTCCTGCTCAGTGGTCAGCTCTCGTCTTCATCTTACTGTCATCAGAAGAAGATCTGGACGTGTTTGACCTGAAAAAATATTCACCTTCAGAGGAAGCTcttctgaggctgctgccagTGGTCAAAGCCTCCAACAAAGCTCT GTTAAGTGTCTGTAAGCTATCAGAAAAAAGCTGTGAAGCTTTGTCCTCAGCTCTTAGCTGTCAGTCCTCTCGTCTTAGAGAGCTGGACCTGGGTGACAACgacctgcaggattcaggagtgaagacACTGTCCGCTGGACTGAAGAGTCCACACTGTAGGCTGGAAACACTACG GTTATATCAATCAAGCCTCACAGAAGACTGCTGTCAGGTGCTCGCTGCAGTTCTCAGTTCAGAGTCCTCCACTCTgacagagctggacctgagtaacAACAACTTGCAGGATTCAGGATTGATGCAACTCTGTGCTGGGCTGGAAAGTCTGCACTGCAAACTGAAAACTCTGAG GCTCAGTATCTGCAATCtctcagagagaagctgtgaagCTCTGGCCTCAGTTCTTGGCTCCCAGTCCTCTAGTCtcagagagctggacctgaatGGAAACTatctgcaggattcaggagtgaagctgctcCTTGTTGGActggagagtccacactgtcGGCTGGAGACTCTCAG GTTGAATCAAACCAGTCTTACGGACGAAAGCTGTCCTGAGTTTTCAGCTGCTCTCAGCTCCAACTCCTCTACTCTAACAGAGTTAGACCTGAGTAACAACgacctgcaggattcaggagtggcGCTACTGTCGTCTGGACTAGAGAGTCCAAACTGTACCCTGGAGACCCTCAG TCTGTCAGGCTGTCTGATCACAGAGGAAGGCTGTGCttctctggcctcagctctgagctccaacccctcccatctgagagagctggacctgagctacAATCATCCAGGAGActcaggagtgaagctgctgtctGCCGGATTGGAGGATCCACACTGGAGACTGGACACTCTCAG GCTTGACCATGGTGGACTCCAGAGGTTGAAACCAGGTCTGAGGAAGT ACACCTGTGATTTGACACTGGACCCGAACACAGCACACAGAAAGCTTCAACTGTCCAAAGACCTCAGAAAAGTGACAGTTGTAGCCCACGAGCACAAGTGTGCAGATCGTCCAGAGAGATTCAACTGCTGGTTTCAGCTGCTGTGTAAAAACGGTCTGACTGGTCgttgttactgggaggtggagaggagaggagcggtGTATGTGGGAGTGGCATACAGTGGAATCAGAAGGAGAGGGCAGGGTGTTGACTGCAAGCTCGGAGGAAGCAGTAAGTCTTGGAGTGTGTACTGCTCTGATGAGAACTACTTTGTCTGGCACGATGACAGACGAGCAGCAGTATGCACCAACCCGTCCTCCGTCTCTCACAGAGTAGGAGTGTATGTGGACTGTCTTGCCGGCACTCTGTCCTTCTACAGAGTGTCCTCTGACACTCTGATCCACCTCCACACCTTCTACTGCACAGTCACTGAACCCCTCTACCCTGGGTTTAGATTCGGGTTTGGATTCTTCGGTTCCTCGGTCTCTCTGTTGCAGCTGGAAGACAAAAAGTCCTCTCCTGAGGACACCAACACTCACAGAGGGCCCAAGTAA
- the LOC125897763 gene encoding NACHT, LRR and PYD domains-containing protein 12-like isoform X10, translating to MESPNSPVPSCLSMKSDQSLPEPLNFKDETCSVDKSPNSPVPSCLFMKSDQSLPEPLNFKDETCSVDKRVDQETSEVPAGHSARQTDLDSIFMLLEENIVSFVKNELKTFLRVLTLDSTECLDRQSEDEEVLGGEDEEQKRSSREAFLKITLNFLKIMKQEELADCLQSKTPAFCQCKLKSNLLRKFQFMFEGIAKTGNPTLLNQIYTELYITEGGTAEVNDEHEVRQIETASRKADRPETTIRQEDIFKASPGDKPIRTVMTKGVAGIGKTVLTQKFTLDWAEDKANQDIQLTFPLTFRELNVLKEKKYSLVELVHHFFTETKEAGICRFEEFQVVFIFDGLDECRLPLDFCNNEILTDVTESTSVDVLLTNLIRGNCFLCSPLDNHRPAAANQIPPECVDMVTEVRGFTDPQKEEYFRKRFRDEEQASRIISHIKTSRSLHIMCHIPVFCWITATVLEDVMKTREEGELPKTLTDMYIHFLVVQTKVKNIKYDGGAETDHHWSPESRKMIESLGKLAFDQLQKGNLIFYESDLTECGIDIRAASVYSGVFTQIFKEERGLYQDKVFCFIHLSVQEFLAALHVHLTFISSGVDLLMEEQSTCQSSTPAADKSAVKRFYQSAVDKALESPNGHLDLFLRFFVGLSLQTNQDLLRGLLTQTGCCSPTNQQTAHYIKKKIRENPCAEKNINLFHCLNELKDHSLEDEIQQSLSSGRLSTDKLSPAQWSALVFILLSSEEDLDVFDLKKYSPSEEALLRLLPVVKASNKALLSVCKLSEKSCEALSSALSCQSSRLRELDLGDNDLQDSGVKTLSAGLKSPHCRLETLRLYQSSLTEDCCQVLAAVLSSESSTLTELDLSNNNLQDSGLMQLCAGLESLHCKLKTLRLSICNLSERSCEALASVLGSQSSSLRELDLNGNYLQDSGVKLLLVGLESPHCRLETLRLNQTSLTDESCPEFSAALSSNSSTLTELDLSNNDLQDSGVALLSSGLESPNCTLETLSLSGCLITEEGCASLASALSSNPSHLRELDLSYNHPGDSGVKLLSAGLEDPHWRLDTLRLDHGGLQRLKPGLRKYTCDLTLDPNTAHRKLQLSKDLRKVTVVAHEHKCADRPERFNCWFQLLCKNGLTGRCYWEVERRGAVYVGVAYSGIRRRGQGVDCKLGGSSKSWSVYCSDENYFVWHDDRRAAVCTNPSSVSHRVGVYVDCLAGTLSFYRVSSDTLIHLHTFYCTVTEPLYPGFRFGFGFFGSSVSLLQLEDKKSSPEDTNTHRGPK from the exons atggagAG TCCAAACAGTCCTGTCCCCAGCTGTTTGTCCATGAAGAGTGACCAGTCTTTACCTGAGCCTCTTAATTTCAAAGATGAAACCTGCTCTGTTGATAAAAG TCCAAACAGTCCTGTCCCCAGCTGTTTGTTTATGAAGAGTGACCAGTCTTTACCTGAGCCTCTTAATTTCAAAGATGAAACCTGCTCTGTTGATAAAAG agtTGATCAGGAGACATCAGAGGTTCCTGCTGGTCACTCTGCTCGTCAAACAGACCTGGACTCCATATTTATG CTGCTTGAGGAGAACATTGTCAGTTTTGTGAAGAACGAGCTGAAGACGTTTCTGAGGGTCCTGACATTAGATAGCACAGAGTGCTTGGACAGGCAgagtgaggatgaggaggtgtTGGGTGGTGAGGATGAAGAGCagaagaggagcagcagagaggcgtTTCTGAAGATCACACTGAACTTCCTGAAGATAAtgaagcaggaggagctggctgactGTCTGCAGAGCA AAACTCCTGCATTTTGCCAGTGCAAACTCAAATCTAATCTTCTGAGAAAGTTCCAGTTCATGTTTGAGGGGATCGCTAAAACAGGAAACCCAACCCTTCTGAATCAGATCTACACAgagctctacatcacagagggagGGACTGCAGAGGTCAATGATGAACATGAGGTCAGACAGATTGAAACAGCATCCAGGAAAGCAGACAGACCAGAAACAACCATCAGACAAGAAGACATCTTTAAAGCCTCACCTGGAGACAAACCAATCAGAACAGTGATGACAAAGGGAGTGGCTGGCATTGGGAAAACAGTCTTAACACAGaagttcactctggactggGCTGAAGACAAAGCCAACCAGGACATACAGTTGACATTTCCATTGACTTTCAGAGAGCTGAAtgtgctgaaagagaaaaagtacAGCTTGGTGGAACTTGTTCATCACTTCTTTACTGAAACCAAAGAAGCAGGAATCTGCAGGTTTGAAGAGTTCCAGGTTGTGTTCATCTTTGACGGTCTGGATGAGTGTCGACTTCCTCTGGACTTCTGCAACAATGAGATCCTGACTGATGTTACAGAGTCCACCTCAGTGGATGTGCTGCTGACAAACCTCATCAGGGGGAACTGCTTCCTCTGCTCGCCTCTGGATAACCAccgacctgcagcagccaatcagatccctcctgagtgtgttgacatggtgacagaggtcagagggttCACTGACCCACAGAAGGAGGAGTACTTCAGGAAGAGAttcagagatgaggagcaggcCAGCAGAATCATCTCCCACATCAAGACATCACGAAGCCTCCACATCATGTGCCAcatcccagtcttctgctggatcactgctacagttctggaggatgtgatgaagaccagagaggaaggagagctgcccaagaccctgactgaCATGTACATCCACTTCCTGGTGGTTCAGACCAAAGTGAAGAACATCAAgtatgatggaggagctgagacaGATCATCACTGGAGTCCAGAGAGCAGGAAGATGATTGAGTCTCTGGGAAAACTGGCTTTTGATCAGCTGCAGAAAGGCAACCTGATCTTCTATGAATCAGACCTGACAGAGTGTGGCATCGATATCAGAGCAGCCTCAGTGTACTCAGgagtgttcacacagatctttaaagaggagagaggactgtaccagGACAAGGTGTTCTGCTTCATCCATCTGAGTgttcaggagtttctggctgCTCTTCATGTCCATCTGACCTTCATCAGCTCTGGTGTTGATCTCCTGATGGAGGAGCAGTCAACCTGCCAGAGTTCCACACCAGCAGCAGACAAATCTGCAGTGAAACGCTTCTACCAGAGTGCTGTGGACAAGGCCTTAGAGAGTCCAAACGGACACCTTGACTTGTTCCTCCGCTTCTTTGTAGGTCTTTCCCTGCAGACCAATCAGGATCTTCTACGAGGCCTGCTCACTCAGACAGGATGTTGCTCACCCACCAATCAGCAAACAGCCCACTACATCAAGAAGAAAATCAGAGAGAATCCCTGTgcggaaaaaaacatcaatctgTTTCACTGTCTGAACGAGCTGAAGGACCATTCTCTAGAAGACGAGATCCAACAGTCCCTGAGTTCAGGACGTCTCTCCACAGATAAACTGTCTCCTGCTCAGTGGTCAGCTCTCGTCTTCATCTTACTGTCATCAGAAGAAGATCTGGACGTGTTTGACCTGAAAAAATATTCACCTTCAGAGGAAGCTcttctgaggctgctgccagTGGTCAAAGCCTCCAACAAAGCTCT GTTAAGTGTCTGTAAGCTATCAGAAAAAAGCTGTGAAGCTTTGTCCTCAGCTCTTAGCTGTCAGTCCTCTCGTCTTAGAGAGCTGGACCTGGGTGACAACgacctgcaggattcaggagtgaagacACTGTCCGCTGGACTGAAGAGTCCACACTGTAGGCTGGAAACACTACG GTTATATCAATCAAGCCTCACAGAAGACTGCTGTCAGGTGCTCGCTGCAGTTCTCAGTTCAGAGTCCTCCACTCTgacagagctggacctgagtaacAACAACTTGCAGGATTCAGGATTGATGCAACTCTGTGCTGGGCTGGAAAGTCTGCACTGCAAACTGAAAACTCTGAG GCTCAGTATCTGCAATCtctcagagagaagctgtgaagCTCTGGCCTCAGTTCTTGGCTCCCAGTCCTCTAGTCtcagagagctggacctgaatGGAAACTatctgcaggattcaggagtgaagctgctcCTTGTTGGActggagagtccacactgtcGGCTGGAGACTCTCAG GTTGAATCAAACCAGTCTTACGGACGAAAGCTGTCCTGAGTTTTCAGCTGCTCTCAGCTCCAACTCCTCTACTCTAACAGAGTTAGACCTGAGTAACAACgacctgcaggattcaggagtggcGCTACTGTCGTCTGGACTAGAGAGTCCAAACTGTACCCTGGAGACCCTCAG TCTGTCAGGCTGTCTGATCACAGAGGAAGGCTGTGCttctctggcctcagctctgagctccaacccctcccatctgagagagctggacctgagctacAATCATCCAGGAGActcaggagtgaagctgctgtctGCCGGATTGGAGGATCCACACTGGAGACTGGACACTCTCAG GCTTGACCATGGTGGACTCCAGAGGTTGAAACCAGGTCTGAGGAAGT ACACCTGTGATTTGACACTGGACCCGAACACAGCACACAGAAAGCTTCAACTGTCCAAAGACCTCAGAAAAGTGACAGTTGTAGCCCACGAGCACAAGTGTGCAGATCGTCCAGAGAGATTCAACTGCTGGTTTCAGCTGCTGTGTAAAAACGGTCTGACTGGTCgttgttactgggaggtggagaggagaggagcggtGTATGTGGGAGTGGCATACAGTGGAATCAGAAGGAGAGGGCAGGGTGTTGACTGCAAGCTCGGAGGAAGCAGTAAGTCTTGGAGTGTGTACTGCTCTGATGAGAACTACTTTGTCTGGCACGATGACAGACGAGCAGCAGTATGCACCAACCCGTCCTCCGTCTCTCACAGAGTAGGAGTGTATGTGGACTGTCTTGCCGGCACTCTGTCCTTCTACAGAGTGTCCTCTGACACTCTGATCCACCTCCACACCTTCTACTGCACAGTCACTGAACCCCTCTACCCTGGGTTTAGATTCGGGTTTGGATTCTTCGGTTCCTCGGTCTCTCTGTTGCAGCTGGAAGACAAAAAGTCCTCTCCTGAGGACACCAACACTCACAGAGGGCCCAAGTAA